A region of Leishmania mexicana MHOM/GT/2001/U1103 complete genome, chromosome 8 DNA encodes the following proteins:
- a CDS encoding putative small ubiquitin protein, with amino-acid sequence MEHPEHNNQHPEGNNNAEAPAPVKAEAAAAVSAQQISLKVVNADGAEMFFKIKRGTQLKKLIDAYCKKQGISRGSVRFLFDGAPIDEIKTPEDLGMEDDDVIDAMVEQTGGSVVRQL; translated from the coding sequence ATGGAGCATCCGGAGCACAACAATCAGCACCCGGAAGGGAACAACAACGCCGAAGCCCCAGCGCCAgtgaaggcggaggccgccgctgccgtatCGGCACAGCAAATCTCGCTGAAGGTCGTTaacgccgacggcgcggagATGTTCTTCAAGATCAAGCGAGGGACGCAGCTGAAGAAGCTGATCGACGCGTATTGCAAGAAGCAGGGCATCTCCCGCGGGAGCGTTCGCTTCCTATTCGATGGCGCGCCGATCGATGAGATAAAGACGCCGGAGGATTTGGGGatggaagacgacgacgtgaTCGACGCCATGGTTGAGCAGACCGGTGGGTCCGTGGTGAGGCAGCTGTGA